A segment of the Anguilla anguilla isolate fAngAng1 chromosome 6, fAngAng1.pri, whole genome shotgun sequence genome:
ACGAATATGTTACAAGATCTGTATATTAACGACCGCTTAAAATACGGTATATTATAATTCTCTGACCGGAATCTTCAGAAGAGTATCTTAGTCTAATGGGAAAATCTTGTATTACCAATGCAGATTTTAAAACGAATTATTAGGAGTAAATAACTCGTCTTCAATTTGTTCTCTTTTATTTTGGAAGTGCAGTTGCaaaataaagtgtaaaatattttagtgcAAACCAATTTTGTTTACGCATACCCTGTCACATGCAGTGAAAACACGATCTACCACTGCATTTCACTTCGTACTCCAGCTCTGTAGATGGCAATGGGGTGCACATGAGAGCACCAAGATGACATCATTTCCATGCGACATAAACTCGTCTCGAAGGTAAAGATGGCAGAGTCTGAGTAAGTGATCCATTTACTTTACGTTTCATCTCAATCCATCCCCTAGTTTAGAAGCTGTATATTTAACAAATCCAAGTTGTATATCATCGTTTGTCTGAATATAGTTTCTGAGGTACAATATTTTCTCAATTGCATCAAAGTATAGAATATAAGGAGCTCTGGTGTACAGAACTGTTTCACGTGTGGTAACTGCAACCTAGCCATCAGTTGGTATGCCTCAAAAAGCCGTTTTGTATACTGTACGTTGGGTCAAAGTAGTAATAACCGTAGACGTGCTCAGTAAACGCGTTGTTTATAGCTGCGAGTAACTTTTCGTTGATCTAATATTGATGCAGGTCATCATCAGGTAACGTATAGGCTACTTTTAGCTAATGCAATAAGGTAGCGTACTTATTTACCCTGCGTCTAAGTGAAGCTAAGTTATCTATTTTTTCGCACAGATTACTGGAAAATGGTCATTTCTGGCAATGATTTTGCATAGCTACTTAAGTATCCAGTTGCCGAACTTATTTAgcgagctagctagccaacCACGTAAGTGTTAACTTCATGCCAATAAATTGATGTATGCAAGTTAACGTTAGATGTCAAACTCTTTAAACTCCTTGTCGGAACAAACAAGTACACACCCATGTCGAATGTCAAGAGACATGGAACCCTGACACCCATCATTGGCATGTAGTTGGAATGGGTTGTATTGCACATCCTACAGTTTTCACTTGAAGTTGTTTTGTACATTTAGGGCGAAGAAGGTGATCAAGCTGGTTCCAGAAAATCTCTTGAAGAAGAGGAAGGCGTATCAAGCTATCAAAGCCACACAGGCCAAGCTAGCTTtacttgaaaaaagaaaagtaagtCAGTCTGAAACAACATCATGCTACAGTATCAAATTTTCCCTGTTTATAAATTAACCTGTAACTTAGAAAATGGCATTTCTGCTCACTGAAACCCCTAGCAATAAATCGGCCTGAATTAAGTGGGTCTGTCTGACCATGGCAAATGCAGCTACcctgaacactgtgtgtgtgtgtgtgtgtgtgtgtgtgtgttttacaggtACAGAAAGGCCGACCTTTGAAGTTCAAGCGTTTGGAAGAGTTCCTGAGAAACAGCAAGCGGAAACACCGCGATGAGACGCGCTTGAGGAGAAATGCCCACAGGCCACCGCCGGCACTGCCGCCCGCCAAGAACCGCCTGGCCTTCGCCGTCCGAATCCGGGAGTAAGAATCCGGGTCCCGGGCCTCGCGGCGCCCTCTTGGGGTGCTCGGGCCTAGTCTCGCTTGGGACGAGTTGACTGGTGTCCGTCGCGTGTGCGCCTGTTTTAAAGTGCTTATGTTGTCGTTCCTTTTGCGCAGGATCAAAGGCGTCAGCCTCAAGGTCATGAAGGTCATTCAGATGCTGCGACTGCGGAAGATCTTCAGCGGATCCTTCGTCAGGATCAACAAGTGCTCCATGGAAATGCTGAGGACTGTGGAGCCGTACGTGGCCTGGGGGTAAGTGGACCTGCTCCTTTTCTGCGACAGGTGGGCCTCTTCTTTCCGTAAGGAGCGTTTGACTCTGGGCTGCTGGGAGGCTCGTCCCGTTAAGAAGCTTCTACAGTGTCGTTCATGGTCAGGCACACCGTTTTCGTGTAGATGCAGTGGGAAACTGAGCGGACAGCAGTCCTCGCCTAGCggaattaattttattgtaaAACTGGGCGTATTTTCAACATCACCGCTCGCATGAGAAGCTCTTCCTGCTTGTCCCTGGATGTTCCTGCTTTTCTACGCTTGTGGTACTGTCCTAGTAGGTAGTCTAATGGTGGGTTCCTGTCTGTTTCCTGCATACATACCCACGTGACTTTTTGCTGTGGAGGGAGCAGAACAGTGCGTCCATGATGTTCGATGAAAATCATTCTCCCAAAGATGAGAAGTTCAGTTTGCACGGTATTAATGTGCTGTCTCTTCTGATGTTTGACATTGTTTTTCTGTCCTCAACAGGTTCCCAAATCTAAAGTCAGTGCGTGAGCTGATCCTCAAGAGAGGACAGGCTAAGATTAACAAGCGGAAGGTTCCTCTAACTGACAACGCTGTCATTGAACAGCACTTGGGTAAGAACACATTCACTTGCGTATAACACAGTCTTGCATATTGACATCTGTGATGTAACAGTGACACCATAAAATTTTTTGGCATGTACACATAGAACTACTGTCCTCAAAGGAAAAATGTATGCCAGTCTTATGTGGTGAGAAGTTTTGTGTCTTTTGATGATGAGATGCGAAGCCAGGCTTGGGATATAATTACTTTCCCTTTTAATTGTCCTGCAGATTGTCACAACAGAGTGCAAACTGGCTGTATTTCAGACAGATTATAAAAGGCAGAAGACAGCAGTCCATGCAGACCGCTCAGTCTTGCCAGCCAGTCGACCATTTGTAATTTAAAGCACGTGTTGTTGTTCTGACTGCCAGGGTGCTATTGTCATAATGTCAACTGTTATTCTTGGAATTCATTCTTGATTTATTTTCGGACACCCGTGATAGTTAAGGGTTTTTATGGTAACATGACATAGGATTTGAGATACTAAAAGAGTGGGTGCGGGCTCATATCCTAGCGAAGTTGATGACAGCAAATCGcaatatataaatgtttaatgtgaaCTGCAACACAACTGTCAATCATACAACTTGTACTTCGGTTCGGTGGAGGACGTAGCCAACCTGTTGAGTGTGCAGTTAATGGAAACATTTAGGTATTGCAACAGacaaatttatatataattcTGGAGGCagttttgtcaaaaaaaattgttataccTTTCATTGTGTTTTAGGAAGAGGTTAATGGctctagtttttaaaaatgtgcatgttcTCTGCTCTGGTTGGTAAAGGGCAATTATCACTTTCAGCTGcaagactgaaggaaaaaacaGGTGGTGAACATGCAGTGGTGACATTTGGTGGGGTGTGCTGCTGAATATTTAGTTACTCATTACTATTATGGCAACACGTTCCTCAGTGGAACGGTTTTCTGAAGAGCTCATCTCCGTCTCATCGCGTTGAATATTTAACAACAGTAGCAGTTGAGACGGTTTAAACACTGAACGCCGTCTTGTACAACATACGGACGGGTGTGAGGAAGGAAGGCCGGATTAGTGGAAGGTGACGGCTAGAAAGTGTTGGGTTGAGTCGTGACTTAATCTGCCCTCCTAGGTAAGCACGGGATTATCTGCCTGGAAGACTTGATCCATGAAATCTACTCCGTCGGGAAGAACTTCCGCGTGGCCAACAACTTCCTGTGGCCGTTCCCGCTGTCGGTGGCCCGACACGCGTCGAGGGACAAGGCCGGGTTGCTACGGGAGATCGGCGAGCCTGGCGCCAGAGGTGCAGACATCAACAGAGTCGTCAGGCAGCTCAACTGATTGGTGAGTGTGGACGTTCTTTAGCCAATAAGGAGAGAGGGTACTTTGAGATCTTTAATCCTTTGAATccagtaggttttttggaatgtattttttattttcaaaattctaagtctaGAAaaattctagaactccattgctttaaCTTACCAGAAGCGAATTTTTatgtcagcattagaatgttcagttgggAGCCTTCTAATCACATATTGGTAAACCTCAAAGGGTTAACTGGTGATGGAAATGTGTTGTGATCAGatggtgaaatattttttttctcgtcATTCTAGAGCATTGCAAAGACTTGTCTCCACCTGATGTACAGCCACACTCACCCACAGACATATTCCATGACTGAGGAGAAGAATCCTCAGATTTCAACGGGACCCTGTCTTGCCTTGTGGAACGGAAACAGGTTTTTTGTCATTCAAGAGCATCACAGGTTCCTGTCCACCTGATGTACAGACAATATTTAGCCACCGATTTATGCTGTGACCAGCTGAGCAGAATTTACTTCAGATTTCACCAGGGCACAGTCTTGCTTTGTTGGAAGGAAAGGACATAATTTGTATAGCCGTCAAAtccacaaaggaaaaaaattccACATGGACAAAGGCTGATTTTCCTCACCAATGTTTGAAAGCAGTGCATCCAAAATTCCCCCATGAAAGAGAAAACTTGAAGAGTGGAACAATATTGGAGCTGGGCTTGCTGTAAAGGATTGCACCCTATCCCAATGGCAACTGAGCTAATTGAGATGTTGCACCACAGCATGTAAAGCTTGAAAACGAATGCATCAAATTAGCGTGTGCTTTACCCTGTCAGATGATGGTAAATGTGTCTTCATTCTTGTGCTGATTTGTGTTGCCTTCTCAGTGAccagtgtatgtgtatgtgcttttCAATAAGTGCATATCCAGCACTATCTTTTTCAGAAAGACTATGGAAACATTTTTGACACCTACACTGCCCTGtctatttggatattcaataaACTTGccttcttgtttattttgttacctTTGTGGTTATATATTTATGATTGTATGTCTAGTACCAGTCAACTTTGACCGGTATAcgtcttcctgttttttggggTCTTTGttaattgttcatttaatcTTTAATCTTTCAGCACAATGTTGCTTTAAGAAGCAACCACTGGTTTCATAAACAGCCTCGCTGAACAAGTAGGTCCTGTACGTACAGAGAAATTGTGGATTTGCCATAGTAACCGTAGGTTTAAATTCACCTCCTCCTGTTTAAGCCTTCTTGTAATTTTTTCATTAAGATGCTCTTGACTTTTGTCCGCAGCACATTTTTCAGATgtgtgacaaaataaaaatcacacatttaatCAAGATTCCTGTAAGATTAGTAGGAAATCCCATTATGCAGTGTGCAGAGGACTTGAGGTAATTTGTGATTGGTCAATACCCTGTCCAATCAGGCTCTTCTGTGTGAGACTCttaaagggggcggggggagcttTCTATTTATGTAACATGTTAGCTATAATTCTTTTCCGCATGGTATGCCAGTGGCTGCTTTATGTGTCACATTCATTTTAGTGAGGAGATGAGTCATACTGCCTAACTGAAGCTTTTTCAGAGAGGTATGATGCAGCTAGAAGCAACCACAACTGCTGCTTTGAGTGGAAGAAGCAAAATGATGAAACCGTCCTGAAGGTTTCCTCAGCCTTGAGCAATTTCGTAATGCGGTTTCCGCAGCACCACTGCAGAATTTGTCTTCACTGGAAATGTTTACCAGAATTTGCTTTATCTTGCAGGAAAGTGGTTAATACGTGGTGGGAAAAGTTGTAATATCAATAGTTTCTGAGTTAGCTAGCATTGGGATTGTGTGGAGCATCTTGTTATCTTTGAactatttcagcattttttagCAAAAGTACCTAGGATGCACCCAGCATCATATGGCCCTGATTGActgcatagagcgtttatgcctaCGGCCAGGTCTGTGGCACAGATAGTGTTCACTTCAAATGACTGCTAATTGTATCGGAATGGAAAATACTAATTCccgttttctgttttcaaacaCTGCAAAGGATTGTGACCTTAAGGATGGTCAGCCACCACAACTCAGTTGTTCTTCCAAAATGGCTGGGCATTTAATTAACAGGAGTATGTGGCACTTCAGTGCTTAAGCTCACAGCTTATTTATAGTGTATACTAAATAAGAAGTTCTATCGTTGATTAGTGTTTACAGAATGAAGTTCTATTGGTAGAGCACAACCTTCCTCTACCAGTTTTGTTATGGAACCAGCTCTTATACAAATTAATTCAGAAGGGGAAACACAAGTTTAGCCCTCGCAGGGAACTTGGCCAGCAAAATATGTTGCCCCTGGCTGCGTAAACACTAATTTTGGACATAAAATTATACCCTATTTCAACAAATGTCATTATAGACATGGATGTCTACTCTTGAGAAAATAAGGATGACAACAAGGCAGGACAGCCTTTCTTGAATTGGACGTCTAGAAGGCCAAATGTGCTCTACAGGGTTGATGAGCAGCTTCCGTAACATTTGTGAACACGATAATTATCTGTAAGGCTACTGGAAGTGAATTATGGAAGCCTGTTTTTCTGGTCAAACAGTGGTGTCTGTTTGGACTCGCTGCAACTTTTGTGGTGCAAGACCTGTCAGTTATTTCAAAagatagcccccccccccccaccccccaccccccttagtACACACTTCTACACAGTGCACACAATTACTCTTTGTCCAGTAGATATAGAGAACATGACACTTAGTAGACGGTCTTATCCAATGGCTCTCTCTTCAACTCTGGA
Coding sequences within it:
- the rpl7l1 gene encoding 60S ribosomal protein L7-like 1, which codes for MRHKLVSKVKMAESEAKKVIKLVPENLLKKRKAYQAIKATQAKLALLEKRKVQKGRPLKFKRLEEFLRNSKRKHRDETRLRRNAHRPPPALPPAKNRLAFAVRIREIKGVSLKVMKVIQMLRLRKIFSGSFVRINKCSMEMLRTVEPYVAWGFPNLKSVRELILKRGQAKINKRKVPLTDNAVIEQHLGKHGIICLEDLIHEIYSVGKNFRVANNFLWPFPLSVARHASRDKAGLLREIGEPGARGADINRVVRQLN